From Streptobacillus canis, a single genomic window includes:
- the gmk gene encoding guanylate kinase has translation MKGRLFIVSGPSGSGKSTVTKLVRDMLNIPLAISVTTRQMRVGEVDGKDYYFITKEEFEKKIEENGLFEYANVHGNYYGTLNSEIEKHLENGKNVILEIDVQGGVIAKSKRPDSILVFFKAPDLIELEKRLRGRKTDSEEVIQKRLENALKELEYEKDYDFTIINYDVEDSCKQLIDIIEG, from the coding sequence ATGAAAGGAAGATTATTCATAGTTTCTGGACCATCAGGTTCTGGAAAGTCTACTGTTACAAAACTTGTAAGAGATATGTTAAATATCCCTTTAGCAATTTCAGTTACTACTCGTCAAATGAGAGTAGGAGAGGTTGATGGTAAAGATTATTACTTCATTACTAAGGAAGAATTTGAGAAAAAAATTGAAGAAAATGGATTATTTGAATATGCAAATGTTCATGGGAACTATTATGGTACTTTAAATTCTGAAATAGAAAAACATTTAGAAAATGGAAAGAATGTCATTTTAGAAATAGATGTTCAAGGTGGTGTAATTGCTAAAAGCAAAAGACCAGATTCTATCTTAGTATTCTTTAAAGCCCCTGATCTTATAGAACTTGAAAAAAGATTAAGAGGTAGAAAAACTGATAGTGAAGAAGTAATACAAAAAAGACTTGAAAATGCTTTAAAAGAACTTGAATATGAAAAAGATTATGATTTTACAATAATTAATTATGATGTTGAAGATTCTTGTAAACAGCTTATAGATATCATAGAAGGCTAA
- a CDS encoding OmpA family protein, protein MKKYFLLMLILAINLYSNEGLAIGDNSISIGSSVATGRNSIAIGKNSAAVGNDETKDSVVRKIEENRVKLTEIENKEKEIKNLNIKIEEINKKYKEIIEAGKRVETVNLAKENAKSKWNNKENEYNDLVKNNEEFFRVHRNKIEELNSKLNGLAKINDIDITTKDGLNSAATRFKSIVEEGTELRLELEFYKEYIQNYYKALGDLRKNEVSFTKMSAEVYNSRLSSTSETVINPYEINAFSVYIDGKEVDGKVGFDSVFNGVKYQNGSIVSTSNNDVTLHKDAFRNVSEIPEHDITLKSIKTGLTTLEEFENAKIASLKFKKAFREYFDKNNNKMLFEEDKQILYRKLDLKVDYYVKTNEITYYQYMYEKDGDKTWLDKKSAAIKELSTIKAENESIQYSNETNSIIVKIYNNIKEWKKTNIIDIIEKNKITIQKLNEELEKALGINKNAIIERETLIANVKKEVMRLKNIYDNINPDPKDLALMSEYNKVIELLEKEEIDLAEAIKRLKELKDNLVLNDLKNIGENSIAIGVENIVAGRDSMAIGSSNTILGDNIVAIGNNINVGRGVSDAIVLGDNSTAISNTLSIGNENNLRKLVFLQKGDVSQESNEAINGSQLFEIINAKEGIINKEAWIKALNINANINEPNNKLVTDKDVKEYIEGKGYITEGDLNNKANIDGSNIVKDKFTKSLNEGANISIPKDVLVTDKQVNEYIEAKGYITNADLNDKANIDASNINVDKYIENLNRDSNINEPKNKLVTDKDVKEYIEGKGYITEGKLNNKANIDGSNIVKDKFTKALNEGANITAPKDVLVTDKQVNEYIESKGYITSGEINNKANIDASNINEVKYIEVLSKNSSISNPKNKLVTDTLVKSFLTENYISKTETGNIISESLNILNGENRIVGKSDLSIEIAENSIKEKHLDKNILKDIKGSVKYDDDKKNSISLGSNNITVNIKNVSKPIHDNDAVNKKYVDELLNSNVNVNNTVGIKKANSGVASAIAHGSIPFNNLKKTHSIGASLGYYNKEVGVSLGYSGMFKNVGVKGSLGFNSGLEVSAGFGISYTFGDMNNKEIIFNQTECRFDDDKEEIEKLKNELNALREELKSKKIENIVVDKFEFDSFELSKTNKEKIDSLLKKIKDEELIVIGHTDIIGSEEYNKKLSLLRAMEVKKYILNNHNISENRIMILGDGEGNPISEIDEENRRVEIIIK, encoded by the coding sequence ATGAAAAAATATTTTTTGTTAATGTTAATTTTAGCTATAAATTTATATAGTAATGAAGGATTAGCTATTGGGGATAATTCTATATCGATTGGAAGTAGTGTTGCTACAGGTAGAAATTCTATAGCTATAGGGAAAAATTCTGCAGCTGTTGGTAATGATGAAACTAAAGATAGTGTAGTAAGGAAAATAGAAGAAAATAGGGTAAAGCTTACAGAAATTGAAAATAAGGAAAAAGAGATTAAAAATTTAAATATTAAAATAGAAGAAATAAATAAAAAGTATAAGGAAATAATTGAAGCAGGTAAAAGAGTTGAAACTGTAAATTTAGCAAAAGAAAATGCAAAAAGTAAATGGAATAATAAAGAAAATGAGTATAATGATTTAGTAAAAAATAATGAAGAATTTTTTAGGGTACATAGAAATAAAATAGAAGAATTAAATAGTAAATTAAATGGACTTGCAAAGATAAATGATATAGACATTACAACTAAGGATGGTTTAAATTCTGCAGCGACAAGATTTAAATCAATAGTCGAAGAGGGGACTGAACTAAGATTAGAACTAGAATTCTATAAAGAATATATACAAAATTACTATAAAGCATTAGGGGATTTAAGAAAAAATGAAGTAAGTTTTACTAAAATGTCTGCTGAGGTATATAATTCAAGATTAAGTAGTACAAGTGAAACTGTTATTAATCCTTATGAAATAAATGCTTTTTCTGTATATATTGATGGAAAAGAAGTAGATGGAAAAGTAGGTTTTGATAGTGTGTTTAATGGAGTTAAATATCAAAATGGTTCTATAGTAAGTACATCAAATAATGATGTTACATTACATAAAGATGCATTTAGAAATGTTTCAGAAATACCAGAACACGATATTACTTTAAAATCTATAAAAACAGGTTTAACTACATTAGAGGAATTTGAAAACGCTAAAATAGCTTCGCTAAAATTTAAAAAGGCATTTAGGGAATATTTTGATAAAAATAACAATAAAATGCTTTTTGAGGAAGACAAACAGATACTGTATAGAAAGTTGGATTTAAAGGTTGATTATTATGTTAAAACTAATGAAATTACATATTATCAGTACATGTACGAGAAAGATGGAGATAAAACGTGGCTAGACAAGAAAAGTGCTGCAATAAAAGAGTTATCTACTATTAAGGCTGAAAATGAAAGTATACAATATTCTAATGAAACAAATTCAATAATAGTTAAAATATATAATAATATAAAAGAATGGAAAAAAACAAATATTATAGATATTATTGAAAAGAATAAAATAACTATTCAGAAATTAAATGAAGAATTGGAAAAAGCATTAGGAATAAATAAAAATGCTATAATTGAAAGAGAAACTTTAATAGCAAATGTTAAAAAAGAGGTCATGAGATTAAAGAATATATATGATAATATAAATCCTGATCCTAAAGATTTGGCTTTAATGTCAGAATATAATAAAGTAATAGAATTGCTAGAAAAAGAAGAAATTGATTTGGCAGAAGCTATAAAGAGATTAAAAGAATTGAAGGATAATTTAGTTTTAAATGATTTAAAAAATATTGGAGAAAATAGTATTGCAATTGGTGTAGAAAATATAGTTGCAGGAAGAGATTCAATGGCTATAGGTAGTTCAAATACTATATTAGGTGATAATATTGTTGCAATAGGTAATAACATTAATGTAGGTAGAGGTGTTAGTGACGCAATAGTTTTAGGGGATAATTCTACAGCTATATCAAATACTCTTTCTATAGGAAATGAAAATAATTTAAGAAAATTGGTATTTTTACAAAAAGGTGATGTATCCCAAGAATCAAATGAAGCTATAAATGGATCTCAATTATTTGAAATTATAAATGCTAAAGAAGGAATAATAAATAAAGAAGCTTGGATTAAGGCTTTAAATATTAATGCTAATATCAACGAACCTAATAATAAGTTGGTAACTGATAAAGATGTAAAAGAATATATAGAAGGAAAAGGATATATAACTGAAGGAGACTTAAATAATAAAGCAAATATTGATGGAAGTAATATAGTTAAAGATAAATTTACGAAGTCTTTAAATGAGGGTGCAAATATTAGTATACCAAAAGATGTTTTAGTAACAGATAAACAAGTTAATGAATACATAGAAGCTAAGGGTTATATTACCAATGCAGATTTAAATGATAAAGCAAATATTGATGCTAGTAATATAAATGTGGATAAATATATTGAAAATTTAAATAGAGATTCAAATATTAATGAACCTAAAAATAAATTGGTAACTGACAAAGATGTAAAAGAATATATAGAGGGGAAAGGATATATAACTGAAGGAAAGCTAAATAATAAAGCTAATATTGATGGGAGTAATATAGTAAAAGATAAGTTTACAAAAGCATTAAATGAAGGAGCAAATATTACTGCACCAAAAGATGTTTTAGTAACAGATAAACAAGTTAATGAATATATAGAATCTAAAGGGTATATTACTAGTGGAGAAATAAATAATAAAGCAAATATAGATGCTAGCAACATTAATGAAGTTAAATATATAGAAGTTTTAAGTAAAAATTCAAGTATTAGTAATCCTAAAAATAAATTGGTAACCGATACTTTAGTTAAATCTTTCCTTACTGAAAACTATATTTCTAAAACAGAAACAGGAAATATAATAAGTGAAAGCTTAAATATATTAAATGGAGAAAATAGAATAGTAGGGAAAAGTGATTTAAGTATAGAAATAGCTGAAAATTCAATAAAAGAAAAACATTTGGATAAAAATATATTAAAGGATATAAAAGGTAGTGTTAAATATGATGATGATAAGAAAAATAGTATAAGCCTAGGAAGTAATAATATTACTGTAAATATAAAAAATGTTTCTAAACCTATACATGATAATGATGCAGTAAACAAAAAGTATGTTGATGAGTTGCTTAACTCTAATGTTAATGTAAATAATACTGTTGGAATTAAAAAAGCTAACTCAGGTGTAGCAAGTGCAATAGCACATGGTAGCATACCTTTTAATAATTTAAAAAAAACTCATTCTATTGGAGCTTCTCTAGGTTACTATAATAAAGAAGTAGGGGTAAGTTTAGGCTATTCAGGTATGTTTAAAAATGTAGGGGTTAAAGGTAGTTTAGGATTTAACAGTGGATTAGAAGTTAGTGCAGGATTTGGGATTTCATATACTTTTGGCGATATGAATAATAAAGAAATAATATTTAATCAAACTGAATGTAGATTTGATGATGATAAAGAAGAAATAGAAAAACTAAAAAATGAACTAAATGCTTTAAGAGAAGAATTAAAAAGTAAAAAAATAGAGAATATAGTAGTGGACAAATTTGAGTTTGATAGTTTTGAATTAAGTAAAACTAATAAAGAGAAAATTGATAGTCTTTTAAAAAAGATTAAAGATGAAGAGTTAATTGTAATTGGACATACTGATATTATTGGAAGTGAAGAATATAATAAAAAACTTTCACTATTAAGAGCAATGGAAGTAAAAAAATATATTTTAAATAATCATAATATATCTGAAAATAGAATAATGATTTTAGGTGATGGAGAAGGTAATCCAATTAGTGAAATAGATGAAGAAAACAGAAGAGTTGAGATTATAATAAAATAA
- the rpoZ gene encoding DNA-directed RNA polymerase subunit omega produces MKREKISVDELLKKVPNKYELAILAGKAARKEFIAGIEKYKIIDNVFEDILEEKIKIVEND; encoded by the coding sequence ATGAAAAGAGAAAAAATTTCAGTAGATGAATTATTGAAAAAAGTACCAAATAAATATGAATTAGCAATATTAGCAGGTAAAGCTGCTAGAAAAGAATTTATTGCTGGTATAGAAAAATATAAAATAATAGATAATGTTTTTGAAGATATTTTAGAAGAAAAAATAAAAATTGTTGAAAATGATTAA
- a CDS encoding DUF308 domain-containing protein, giving the protein MNNFFNIIVAIIYVIFGIFIWMNPFETLKTYALIIGGLHLISSISTILYFFH; this is encoded by the coding sequence ATGAATAATTTTTTTAATATTATTGTTGCAATAATATATGTAATTTTTGGTATATTCATTTGGATGAATCCATTTGAAACATTAAAGACTTATGCTTTAATTATAGGAGGATTACATCTAATAAGTTCTATCAGTACTATTTTATACTTTTTTCATTAA
- the dnaG gene encoding DNA primase: protein MFKLSEDEEKIINNVDIVDLIGQFVDLNKAGASYKGFSPFKSENTPSFSVHPGKKIFKDFSSGKGGNVISFYSYIKNISYYEALNELAKKYGISIRNNSSKYIIKENVGHKILKDALIFFKENFEKSKKAKEYMIKRGFNLNDLNKYQIGYATKEWHGLYEYLKEKYEVEELVKLGIVAVSNTDSENIYDVFRERIMFPIFNRHQQIVGFGGRYIGQDNNIPKYLNSTESYLFDKSSELYGLFNRGIEIKEKKYAILMEGFLDVLSSHINTFNNSVASLGTAFTEKQAMLLKKYTNNIIIMYDKDEAGQKATKSVINILNKLEFNIKCATLPDDVKDPDEYFKKYSKDEFFTVLGNSIGALDYVTKMNLNNFDFTQTASKREAIEIMRSYFESISNDIVYKDEINKFSKLISVEVEYILSKYTKNAKKINKHINVKKDTVVEVVEEESNQTKVEKTTIQFLLLGNDVNTKLYDILKSFDFKSEKYRELHKKLLSVDYDIARISSLTLNEEEEEFMIDYTINYNNRFTDEDYIRLIKTWLELLLKEYEDYINILPINEKVVEKVNIARLLKKLRNIVLVNDLLECYEEIIVLKGE from the coding sequence ATGTTTAAACTATCCGAAGATGAAGAAAAAATAATAAATAATGTCGATATAGTTGACCTTATAGGTCAATTTGTTGATTTAAATAAAGCAGGAGCAAGCTATAAAGGCTTTTCTCCATTTAAGAGTGAAAACACACCATCATTTTCGGTACATCCTGGTAAGAAAATCTTTAAAGATTTTAGTTCTGGAAAGGGTGGAAATGTAATTAGTTTTTATTCATATATTAAAAATATTTCATATTACGAAGCTTTAAATGAGCTTGCAAAAAAATATGGGATAAGTATAAGAAATAATAGCTCAAAATACATTATTAAAGAAAATGTTGGACATAAGATATTAAAAGATGCACTTATCTTTTTTAAAGAAAACTTTGAAAAATCAAAAAAAGCAAAAGAATATATGATAAAAAGAGGTTTTAATCTTAATGATTTAAATAAATATCAAATAGGATATGCTACTAAAGAATGGCATGGATTATATGAATATTTAAAAGAAAAATATGAAGTTGAAGAACTTGTAAAGTTAGGCATCGTAGCTGTTAGTAATACTGATAGTGAAAATATTTATGATGTATTTAGAGAAAGAATTATGTTCCCTATATTTAATAGACATCAACAAATTGTTGGTTTTGGAGGTAGATATATAGGACAAGATAATAATATTCCTAAATATTTAAATTCAACAGAAAGCTATTTATTCGATAAAAGTAGTGAACTTTATGGATTATTTAATAGAGGAATAGAGATAAAAGAAAAAAAATATGCAATATTAATGGAAGGTTTTTTAGATGTTTTAAGTTCACATATTAATACATTTAATAATTCTGTTGCATCACTTGGAACTGCTTTTACTGAAAAACAAGCTATGTTATTAAAAAAATATACTAATAATATAATAATAATGTATGATAAAGATGAAGCGGGTCAAAAAGCTACAAAATCAGTAATTAATATTTTAAATAAGTTAGAATTTAATATTAAATGTGCAACACTACCTGATGATGTAAAAGATCCAGATGAATATTTTAAAAAATATTCAAAAGATGAATTCTTTACAGTATTAGGTAATTCAATTGGAGCATTAGATTATGTAACAAAAATGAATTTAAATAATTTTGACTTTACACAAACAGCTTCAAAAAGAGAAGCTATTGAAATTATGAGGTCATATTTTGAAAGTATATCAAATGATATAGTATATAAAGATGAAATTAATAAGTTTTCAAAACTTATAAGTGTTGAAGTTGAGTATATATTATCAAAATATACTAAAAACGCTAAAAAGATTAATAAACATATTAATGTAAAAAAAGATACAGTAGTAGAAGTGGTAGAAGAAGAATCAAATCAAACTAAAGTTGAGAAAACTACAATTCAATTTCTATTACTAGGAAATGATGTAAACACTAAACTATATGATATACTTAAATCATTTGATTTTAAGAGTGAAAAATATAGAGAATTACATAAAAAACTTCTATCTGTAGATTACGATATAGCTAGAATATCATCTCTTACTTTAAATGAAGAAGAGGAAGAGTTTATGATAGATTATACAATAAACTATAACAATAGATTTACGGATGAAGATTACATTAGATTAATAAAAACTTGGTTAGAATTATTACTAAAAGAATATGAGGACTATATTAACATATTACCTATAAATGAAAAAGTAGTGGAAAAAGTTAATATTGCAAGATTACTCAAGAAACTTAGAAATATTGTTTTAGTTAATGATTTGTTGGAATGTTATGAAGAAATAATTGTTTTAAAGGGAGAATGA
- the rpoD gene encoding RNA polymerase sigma factor RpoD, protein MAAKNIDLKESISNLIKKAKEDKIISREEVNKLMKDNFSQDKIDATFFKLQEMNIEIVDKIADKNKTKKDKDKEVEKVKKEDIEPEINIDDKEVEALLNEDLTSVSESSDVDEPIKMYLREIGQIPLLKSEEEFELARRIGEGDEKAKQQLMESNLRLVVSIAKKHTNRGLKLLDLIQEGNIGLMKAVEKFESDKGFKFSTYATWWIRQAITRAIADQGRTIRIPVHMIETINKIKKASRIHLQETGKEPTADYLAKTVEMPVEKVKNILEMNQDPISLETPVGSEDDSELGDFVEDDKFLNPHEATVRSVLKEKLNEILKKELNEREEQVLRLRYGLDDGAPKTLEEVGKIFDVTRERIRQIEVKAINKLKNIKKKKGLEDFRN, encoded by the coding sequence ATGGCGGCTAAAAACATAGATTTAAAAGAAAGTATATCTAATTTAATAAAGAAAGCGAAGGAAGATAAAATTATCAGTAGAGAAGAAGTTAATAAACTGATGAAAGATAATTTTTCTCAAGATAAAATAGATGCTACATTTTTTAAATTACAAGAAATGAATATAGAAATTGTAGATAAAATAGCCGACAAAAACAAAACAAAAAAAGATAAAGATAAAGAAGTAGAAAAAGTAAAAAAAGAAGATATAGAACCAGAAATAAATATAGATGATAAAGAAGTTGAAGCCCTATTAAATGAAGATTTAACATCTGTAAGTGAATCATCAGATGTTGATGAACCTATTAAAATGTATTTAAGAGAAATAGGTCAAATTCCTTTATTAAAAAGTGAAGAAGAATTTGAATTAGCAAGACGTATAGGTGAAGGTGATGAAAAAGCTAAACAACAATTAATGGAATCAAACTTAAGATTAGTTGTAAGTATAGCTAAAAAACATACAAACAGAGGATTAAAATTACTAGATTTAATTCAAGAAGGAAATATTGGATTAATGAAGGCAGTTGAAAAGTTTGAATCAGATAAAGGGTTTAAATTCTCAACATATGCTACTTGGTGGATAAGACAAGCTATTACAAGAGCTATAGCTGATCAAGGTAGAACAATAAGAATACCAGTGCATATGATAGAAACTATAAATAAAATAAAGAAAGCATCAAGAATACACTTACAAGAAACAGGAAAAGAACCTACTGCAGACTATTTAGCTAAAACAGTTGAAATGCCAGTAGAAAAAGTTAAAAATATCTTGGAAATGAACCAAGATCCAATATCACTTGAAACACCTGTAGGTAGTGAAGATGATTCTGAATTAGGAGATTTCGTAGAAGATGATAAATTCTTAAATCCTCATGAAGCAACTGTTAGATCAGTATTAAAAGAAAAGCTTAATGAAATACTTAAAAAAGAGCTTAATGAGAGAGAAGAACAAGTACTAAGATTAAGATATGGACTTGATGATGGAGCTCCTAAAACATTAGAAGAGGTTGGAAAAATATTTGATGTAACTAGAGAAAGAATACGTCAAATTGAAGTTAAGGCTATAAATAAATTAAAAAATATTAAAAAGAAAAAAGGTCTTGAAGACTTTAGAAACTAG